In the genome of Piliocolobus tephrosceles isolate RC106 chromosome 20, ASM277652v3, whole genome shotgun sequence, one region contains:
- the SLPI gene encoding antileukoproteinase isoform X1, which produces MKSSGLFPFMMLLALGTLAPWAVEGSEKSFKAGVCPPKKSAQCLKYEKPECQSDWQCLGKKRCCPDICGIKCLDPVDTPSPTRRKPGRCPPAYGQCMMLNPPNYCEMDGQCKRDLKCCVGMCGKSCVSPVKA; this is translated from the exons ATGAAGTCCAGTGGCCTCTTCCCCTTCATGATGCTTCTTGCCCTGGGAACCCTGGCACCTTGGGCTGTGGAAGGCTCTGAAAAGT CCTTCAAAGCCGGAGTCTGTCCTCCTAAGAAATCTGCCCAGTGCCTTAAATATGAGAAACCTGAGTGCCAGAGTGACTGGCAGTGTCTAGGGAAGAAGAGATGTTGTCCTGACATTTGTGGCATCAAATGCCTGGATCCTGTTGACACCCCAAGTCCAA CGAGGAGGAAGCCTGGGCGTTGTCCACCGGCTTATGGCCAATGTATGATGCTTAACCCCCCCAATTACTGTGAGATGGATGGCCAGTGCAAGCGTGACTTGAAGTGCTGCGTGGGCATGTGTGGGAAATCCTGCGTTTCCCCTGTGAAAG CTTGA